In a genomic window of Deinococcus radiotolerans:
- a CDS encoding putative bifunctional diguanylate cyclase/phosphodiesterase: protein MPRPAWALKDRWSISLRVQLLGLVLALLIPLGAILLVVLPDFMNGQFTTIERTQVQQFSDIARANVTTEESRVSLFVLNFSLWTETYEYAAGRNARYLSANLVPGTFIGGKVDYWGVAAPGGQLLSAATLRGEQIVDATPVVQDFLRALPRPLPPDGAAGVIRRGATAYILAARPITRDDGTGRGGIMLLARTLTPDVLDELTYQGGIFQATLRGAPSPGTQVTFTEDRVRATSPLSAPGGPPQLALELTIPRAVHAAGLRGAQQLRLTMLIATLLAVISFLLFLNRRVLRVLEGYKRDTQLITRDPTHRLDARDRTELGLLARTINDLLDHLHLREQQLRERSQRDDLTGAFTRSGLLERLIHTPVRSALIIEVPRLQELSGLYGHTRVDTLLRELARRLEHLGPDHVVARLSSSGMALVTTGPDSPNPALILRELEQPFTLHDSGVALKLTAGYAESPHALPVPTLLRHANIALQHALDEREHFGVFEEAMLRRTQYGHLLETALQDADQRGELTLLYQPVQDLRSGQWTAIEALMRWQHPTLGSVPPSTFIPIAERSGLIAKLGDWALRRALHDVKDAQRFTPLRVNVNVSPIQLLNPNFAENVLAILQEQRASPHTLTLEVTEGSVMQNVALACQHLDQLRRAGVHVALDDFGSGHSSLALLAELPLDTVKLDRSFLRDSTRLGPRASTRGALLGNTIRLARDLKLRTVAEGVEDEAMLHVLRDLGCDAAQGYHIARPEPLGTLLGRLHPGHVPTPTADPDRR, encoded by the coding sequence GTGCCGCGCCCAGCCTGGGCCCTGAAGGACCGCTGGTCCATCTCGCTGCGCGTGCAGCTCCTCGGGCTGGTCCTGGCCTTGCTCATCCCCCTGGGCGCCATCCTGCTGGTGGTCCTGCCGGACTTCATGAACGGGCAGTTCACCACCATCGAACGCACCCAGGTGCAGCAGTTCAGCGACATCGCCCGCGCCAACGTGACCACCGAGGAATCCCGCGTCAGCCTGTTCGTGCTGAACTTCAGCCTCTGGACCGAAACCTACGAGTACGCCGCCGGACGCAACGCCCGTTACCTGAGCGCCAACCTCGTGCCCGGCACGTTCATCGGCGGCAAGGTCGACTACTGGGGCGTCGCCGCGCCCGGCGGCCAGCTGCTGTCCGCCGCCACCCTGCGCGGCGAACAGATCGTGGACGCCACGCCCGTCGTCCAGGACTTCCTGCGCGCCCTGCCACGCCCCCTGCCCCCCGACGGGGCCGCCGGCGTGATCCGCCGCGGCGCCACCGCGTACATCCTCGCGGCGCGCCCCATCACCCGCGACGACGGCACCGGCCGCGGCGGCATCATGCTGCTCGCCCGGACCCTCACCCCCGACGTCCTTGATGAACTCACGTACCAGGGCGGCATCTTCCAGGCCACGCTGCGCGGCGCGCCCAGCCCCGGCACGCAGGTCACCTTCACGGAAGACCGCGTCCGCGCCACGTCCCCCCTGAGCGCCCCGGGCGGCCCCCCCCAGCTTGCGCTGGAACTCACGATCCCCCGCGCCGTTCACGCTGCCGGCCTGCGCGGCGCGCAGCAGCTGCGCCTGACCATGCTCATCGCCACCCTCCTCGCCGTGATCAGCTTCCTGCTGTTCCTCAACCGCCGCGTCCTGCGCGTCCTGGAAGGCTACAAGCGCGACACGCAGCTCATCACCCGCGACCCCACCCACCGGCTCGACGCCCGCGACCGCACCGAACTGGGCCTGCTGGCCCGCACCATCAACGACCTGCTCGACCACCTGCACCTGCGCGAGCAGCAGCTGCGGGAACGCTCGCAGCGCGACGACCTGACCGGCGCGTTCACCCGCTCCGGCCTGCTCGAGCGGCTCATCCATACGCCCGTCCGCAGCGCCCTGATCATCGAGGTGCCCCGCCTGCAGGAACTCAGCGGCCTGTACGGCCACACCCGCGTCGACACGCTGCTACGTGAACTCGCGCGCCGACTGGAACACCTCGGCCCCGACCACGTGGTCGCGCGCCTGTCCTCCAGCGGCATGGCCCTCGTCACCACCGGACCGGACAGCCCCAACCCCGCGCTGATCCTGCGTGAACTCGAACAGCCCTTCACGCTGCACGACAGTGGCGTCGCCCTGAAACTCACCGCCGGGTACGCCGAATCTCCCCACGCGCTGCCCGTCCCCACCCTGCTGCGCCACGCGAACATCGCCCTGCAACACGCCCTGGACGAACGTGAGCACTTCGGCGTGTTCGAGGAAGCCATGCTGCGCCGCACGCAGTACGGCCACCTGCTGGAAACGGCCCTCCAGGACGCCGACCAGCGCGGCGAACTGACCCTGCTCTACCAGCCCGTGCAGGACCTGCGCAGCGGCCAGTGGACCGCCATTGAAGCCCTGATGCGCTGGCAGCACCCCACGCTGGGCAGCGTGCCCCCCAGCACCTTCATTCCCATCGCGGAACGCTCCGGCCTGATCGCCAAGCTCGGCGACTGGGCCCTGCGCCGCGCCCTGCACGACGTCAAGGACGCGCAGCGGTTCACGCCCCTGCGGGTGAACGTGAACGTCAGCCCCATCCAGCTGCTCAACCCGAACTTCGCCGAGAACGTCTTGGCCATCCTGCAAGAACAGCGCGCCTCACCCCACACCCTCACGCTGGAAGTCACCGAGGGTTCGGTCATGCAGAACGTCGCACTGGCCTGTCAGCACCTTGATCAGCTGCGGCGCGCAGGCGTGCACGTGGCCCTCGACGACTTCGGCAGTGGGCACTCCAGTCTCGCGCTGCTGGCCGAACTGCCCCTCGACACCGTCAAACTCGACCGGTCCTTCCTGCGGGATAGTACCCGCCTGGGCCCGCGTGCCAGCACGCGCGGTGCGCTGCTCGGGAACACCATCCGCCTCGCCCGGGACCTGAAACTCCGCACCGTCGCCGAGGGCGTCGAGGACGAAGCCATGCTGCACGTCCTGCGCGACCTCGGCTGCGACGCTGCCCAGGGCTACCACATCGCCCGGCCGGAACCCCTCGGGACACTCCTGGGCCGCCTGCACCCCGGCCATGTCCCCACCCCCACCGCCGACCCCGACCGCCGCTGA
- a CDS encoding TolC family protein yields MTHSATRCLLFLALLLGPAAAQTTPSPPQTAAPQASAPLDTLLLTLRAAPGWRSADLTFRAAQLQLDSARARAGLNLSAGASGTLTKAPWDGGDWTGNGAVTVTASLPVLPWSPLLEGVRSAERAVQAAALDLRAARGSLTVQVWQAYAGLRGAADALTLADAQLTLSTQALTIARDQRAQGLLSEGGVLDRQASQEAAQAARDRAARAVTQARLSLTRLLGADPLPAAPDLSRALPDLSPAGDEATLIARALAQRPEVRRAQATLADAQAQRDAAVLNARLPDLTASVSAGQLASASGAAGRTVSGSLNFTTGVLAAQLNVPLREVKAPVSGVNLALNASIPILGQTDGVVAAQAQVGVQQAALALDVARQSVELDVRTRLLAVQDEQGALDAARTRVRAAELTAQAAQARLDAGLGTRLDVQQAALNLTQAQQALAAQQDRVAVAGAALAQATADLDPLLLTLPAPLPTGGRP; encoded by the coding sequence ATGACCCATTCCGCCACACGATGCCTGCTGTTCCTGGCCCTGCTGCTCGGACCCGCCGCGGCGCAGACAACGCCCAGCCCGCCACAGACTGCTGCCCCCCAGGCTAGCGCGCCCCTTGATACGCTGCTGCTCACGCTGCGCGCCGCGCCGGGCTGGCGCTCGGCGGACCTGACCTTCCGCGCGGCGCAGCTGCAACTGGACAGTGCCCGTGCCCGCGCCGGACTGAACCTGAGCGCCGGGGCCAGCGGGACCCTCACGAAAGCGCCCTGGGACGGCGGGGACTGGACCGGGAACGGCGCGGTGACCGTTACCGCCAGCCTGCCGGTGCTGCCCTGGTCCCCGCTGCTGGAGGGCGTCCGCAGCGCCGAGCGGGCCGTGCAGGCCGCGGCGCTGGACCTGCGCGCGGCGCGCGGCAGCCTGACTGTGCAGGTGTGGCAGGCGTACGCGGGCCTGCGCGGCGCGGCGGACGCCCTGACGCTGGCCGACGCGCAGCTGACGCTGAGCACGCAGGCGCTGACCATCGCCCGCGACCAGCGCGCGCAGGGCCTGCTCAGTGAGGGCGGCGTGCTGGACCGGCAGGCGAGCCAGGAGGCCGCGCAGGCCGCCCGCGACCGCGCGGCGCGGGCCGTGACGCAGGCCCGACTGAGCCTGACCCGGCTGCTGGGCGCCGATCCGCTGCCTGCCGCGCCGGACCTGAGCCGCGCCCTGCCGGACCTGAGCCCCGCCGGGGACGAGGCGACACTGATCGCGCGGGCGCTGGCGCAGCGGCCCGAGGTGCGCCGCGCGCAGGCCACGCTGGCCGACGCGCAAGCGCAGCGGGACGCGGCCGTGCTGAACGCCCGCCTGCCGGACCTGACGGCCAGCGTGAGCGCCGGACAGCTGGCCAGCGCGTCCGGGGCCGCGGGCCGGACGGTCAGCGGCAGCCTGAACTTCACGACCGGCGTGCTCGCCGCGCAGCTGAACGTTCCGCTGCGGGAGGTCAAGGCGCCCGTGAGCGGCGTGAACCTGGCCCTGAACGCCTCCATCCCCATCCTGGGCCAGACCGACGGTGTGGTCGCGGCACAGGCGCAGGTGGGTGTGCAGCAGGCCGCCCTGGCGCTGGACGTCGCCCGCCAGAGCGTGGAACTGGACGTGCGCACACGCCTGCTGGCCGTGCAGGACGAGCAGGGCGCGCTGGACGCCGCCCGCACCCGCGTCCGCGCGGCGGAACTGACCGCGCAGGCCGCGCAGGCCCGCCTGGACGCCGGGCTGGGTACGCGCCTGGACGTGCAGCAGGCTGCGCTGAACCTCACGCAGGCGCAGCAGGCCCTCGCCGCGCAGCAGGACCGCGTGGCCGTGGCGGGCGCCGCGCTCGCGCAGGCCACCGCCGACCTTGACCCCCTGCTCCTGACCCTTCCCGCCCCCCTGCCCACCGGAGGCCGCCCATGA
- a CDS encoding efflux RND transporter periplasmic adaptor subunit: protein MRRTTPLLLVTLTLSACAAKTGADVKNDLDAAPAKTTTLQVATVPARSGTLDAQRSVSGTIEAQRDSQVAAQSGGVVKTLLVQEGDQVTRGQVLAQLDDTAQRQALQNARLQVQQAQISLAQTQRSTQNNAGSLNASVQAAQASLAQAQAGAQSAENLYRLGGISLSDVQAARAQLAQAQSALAQARANLSQNGQSAQGSVPLQEAQLAQARASVQQAEENLARTAVRAPFAGTVAALNVEVGEFAQQGSAVARLVDPGSLRVKFNVPATDAATLVDGAKMNVGYGGVNYVGTVTGAPGVAGTNRLVPVTARVQGGANLPVGGAAQVRYRVRLGQGVLVPSGAVQAENGQNVVYLVSGGVARRTPVSVVAESGAQVAVRGLDAGADVVSPVPASLQDGARVQSSGGTP, encoded by the coding sequence GTGCGGCGCACCACCCCGCTTCTGCTGGTCACGCTGACCCTCAGCGCCTGCGCCGCCAAGACCGGCGCGGACGTGAAGAACGACCTGGACGCCGCGCCCGCCAAGACCACCACGCTCCAGGTAGCGACCGTTCCCGCCCGCAGCGGCACGCTGGACGCCCAGCGCAGCGTGAGCGGCACCATTGAGGCGCAGCGGGACAGTCAGGTCGCCGCGCAGTCGGGCGGCGTCGTGAAGACCCTGCTGGTGCAGGAGGGGGATCAGGTCACGCGCGGGCAGGTGCTGGCGCAGCTGGACGACACGGCGCAGCGCCAAGCCCTTCAGAACGCTCGACTGCAGGTGCAGCAGGCGCAGATCAGCCTTGCGCAGACGCAGCGCAGCACGCAGAACAACGCGGGCAGCCTGAACGCGTCCGTGCAGGCGGCGCAGGCCAGCCTGGCGCAGGCGCAGGCGGGCGCGCAGAGCGCCGAGAACCTCTACCGGCTGGGCGGCATCAGCCTGTCGGACGTGCAGGCCGCCCGCGCGCAGCTCGCGCAGGCGCAGAGCGCCCTGGCGCAGGCCCGCGCGAACCTCTCGCAGAACGGCCAGAGCGCGCAGGGCAGCGTGCCCCTGCAGGAGGCGCAGCTGGCCCAGGCGCGCGCCAGCGTGCAGCAGGCCGAGGAGAACCTGGCCCGCACCGCGGTTCGCGCGCCCTTTGCGGGCACCGTCGCGGCGCTGAACGTCGAGGTGGGCGAGTTCGCGCAGCAGGGCAGCGCCGTCGCCCGGCTCGTGGACCCCGGCAGCCTGCGTGTGAAGTTCAACGTGCCCGCCACCGACGCTGCCACCCTGGTGGACGGCGCGAAAATGAACGTCGGGTACGGCGGCGTGAACTACGTGGGCACGGTCACGGGCGCGCCGGGCGTGGCGGGCACCAACCGCCTCGTACCGGTCACGGCGCGCGTGCAGGGCGGCGCGAACCTCCCGGTGGGCGGCGCCGCGCAGGTCCGCTACCGCGTGCGGCTGGGGCAGGGCGTGCTGGTGCCCAGCGGCGCCGTGCAGGCCGAGAACGGGCAGAACGTCGTGTACCTCGTCTCTGGCGGCGTGGCCCGCCGCACCCCGGTCAGCGTCGTGGCCGAGAGCGGCGCGCAGGTCGCCGTGCGCGGCCTGGACGCGGGCGCGGACGTCGTGAGCCCCGTTCCGGCCAGCCTGCAGGACGGCGCGCGCGTGCAGAGCAGCGGGGGAACCCCGTGA
- a CDS encoding TolC family protein: MKRTLTLILALSAAPAAAQTAPTSLTLGSAVTRAVTLGVDVTTARANLQKAQANLRAVRADPTSIITTLTQAEQDVAAQTAALNAAKLTAAQSAISGYVQAYEGAQSAALAQAQVALSDRQLKIAQARLAARVATSLDVSRAQNALNGDRQDLASAQASLPVLEATLARTLNLPAGTDLKLSAPGDAPKLSVTLAALQSGLDKRLPALVQAANGVTLAGLQVKLADNDYTPTRTLEDARTALANAQRGLEDGTRAAQTGVRDAYRAAQDAQARVTVARDAAVNAQEALRNAQARLKAGTAAAVEVQQAQLQAQQAALSVQQAVDGVWRALAGLGVAAGQDVTGLVN; this comes from the coding sequence ATGAAGCGCACCCTGACCCTGATCCTCGCCCTGAGCGCCGCCCCTGCGGCCGCGCAGACCGCCCCGACCTCCCTGACCCTGGGGAGCGCCGTGACCCGCGCCGTCACGCTCGGCGTGGACGTCACCACGGCCCGCGCGAACCTGCAAAAAGCGCAGGCGAACCTGCGCGCCGTGCGTGCCGACCCGACCAGCATCATCACGACCCTCACGCAGGCCGAGCAGGACGTCGCCGCGCAGACGGCCGCGCTGAACGCCGCCAAACTGACCGCGGCGCAGTCGGCCATCAGCGGGTACGTGCAGGCCTACGAGGGCGCGCAGAGTGCCGCGCTGGCCCAGGCGCAGGTGGCGCTGTCCGACCGGCAGCTGAAGATCGCGCAGGCCCGCCTCGCGGCGCGGGTGGCGACCAGCCTGGACGTCAGCCGCGCGCAGAACGCCCTGAATGGCGACCGGCAGGACCTCGCCAGTGCCCAGGCCAGCCTGCCGGTGCTGGAGGCCACGCTGGCGCGCACCCTGAACCTCCCGGCCGGGACGGACCTGAAACTCAGCGCGCCCGGCGACGCGCCGAAACTCAGCGTGACCCTCGCGGCGTTGCAGAGCGGCCTGGACAAGCGCCTGCCCGCGCTGGTGCAGGCCGCAAACGGCGTCACCCTCGCGGGATTGCAGGTGAAACTGGCCGACAACGACTACACGCCGACGCGCACGCTGGAGGACGCCCGCACCGCGCTCGCCAACGCGCAGCGCGGCCTGGAGGACGGCACGCGGGCCGCGCAGACCGGCGTGCGGGACGCATACCGCGCCGCGCAGGACGCCCAGGCGCGCGTGACCGTGGCCCGCGACGCCGCCGTGAACGCGCAGGAGGCCCTGCGCAACGCCCAGGCCCGCCTGAAGGCCGGAACGGCCGCCGCCGTGGAGGTGCAGCAGGCGCAGCTTCAGGCGCAGCAGGCCGCGCTGAGCGTGCAGCAGGCCGTGGACGGCGTGTGGCGCGCCCTGGCCGGGCTGGGCGTCGCCGCCGGGCAGGACGTGACGGGACTGGTGAACTGA
- a CDS encoding TetR/AcrR family transcriptional regulator, with protein MARPRQISDEVIVAAAQEVFLEQGFSATTAAIARRAGVSEGTLFNRFASKEDLFVAAIGLHRQARWQAELLEVAGQDDVRRNLERALLSMLREAEQLVPKLMVMFSRGHDPSHNPILMRLGDPMQVAARNIAAYLEAEVRLGRLRPLDAEVTALSLVGALSHYVHREQMMPGQGAGLEAGRFVRGLMDLLWPGMAP; from the coding sequence ATGGCACGACCCAGGCAAATAAGTGATGAGGTGATCGTCGCCGCGGCGCAGGAGGTGTTCCTGGAACAGGGCTTCAGCGCCACCACCGCCGCGATTGCCCGGCGCGCTGGCGTGTCTGAGGGCACGCTGTTCAACCGGTTCGCCAGCAAGGAGGACCTGTTCGTCGCGGCCATTGGCCTGCACCGCCAGGCCCGCTGGCAGGCTGAACTGCTGGAGGTAGCCGGGCAGGACGACGTGCGCCGCAACCTGGAACGGGCGCTGCTGAGCATGCTGCGCGAGGCCGAGCAGCTCGTGCCGAAACTCATGGTGATGTTCTCGCGCGGGCATGATCCCTCGCACAACCCGATCCTGATGCGCCTGGGGGACCCCATGCAGGTCGCGGCGCGCAACATCGCCGCCTACCTGGAGGCCGAGGTCCGCCTGGGCCGCCTGCGGCCGCTGGACGCCGAGGTCACGGCCCTGAGCCTCGTGGGGGCCCTGTCGCACTACGTGCACCGCGAGCAGATGATGCCCGGGCAGGGTGCAGGGCTGGAAGCCGGGCGGTTCGTGCGCGGCCTGATGGACCTCCTGTGGCCCGGCATGGCGCCCTGA
- a CDS encoding efflux RND transporter permease subunit, producing the protein MSTHEPPEFNLPQGTLPDGTPEPKVHPLVRFSVKNYVFSVGIFVLLVLAGLAATFRLGVELLPNFEVPVLAVSTSYPGANPDQVDREVSRRIEDAVSTLAGVEDINTTSVSNQSAVVITFNDGTDVDSAANSVSQAVAAIRGTLPDGVKAPVVQKFDPNATPILTLALLGGSNPPAQVTTYAEDVLVPRLERVDGVADVSVTGGPARQVQVLLDPARLQSFNLSPARVTQAISASALDLPAGTVSQGGTQTQYATRNTPRSAADVAAITVDSGSGVQVGDVARVRDAAADASSLARFNGQPAVLLSVRKGSGTNSVAVADSVRAAMQAQPLPAGYTLKIASDTTRSTLGSVKDTFKEFVLAVGAVGIICLLFLGRLNTVLAVVLAIPISISAAPLLYATLGFTFNIISLLAIIVAIGIVVDDSIVVAENVQRYRDLGYSRLRSVLLGGSEVFSAVTAASFSLLAVLIPLSLMPGILGQFFSQFGLGIAAAIVLSWLESLLFLTVRMAYTNDPQPVGWAQVPGVLGRFPALLQSSLRGVRSFWGWAGLIVAGAGVSVALKVAGLPVALAVGIAAVLAPLTLAAARYLLGALLALLEAVTGTLHGVVNGGVQRTARAYARSLNVALRRPWVVLLIAGLFLLSAPLALRGVGFAFTPKSDSGIVAVDLSLPVGTDLNATNRVTAQLEDALLARPEVKLVETSVGAGNGVSGASANEANLTVTLIDKAERPGIDALVEQYTRLLTPIGTRAPGSELRVGTQQTGPGGSADISLALTAPNQALLEQRNREVVRLLAQDPNLRTVESSLSATRQERTFTPDATRLTGTGLSASDVAQALRTYNDGSVAGSVRDGDRSVDIVVRLDPALISSEQSLLAQTVYAPALSTNLPLSQLGAFQLAQAPATLLRLNKAYTATLNINVVQGGPNPFAYQKELVSRVQKAGLLTGGVTLGNASAFGSAGLTGDLVFYGPILMLLAIILTYLVLGSQFNSFRYPIYLQLPIPIAVVGALWTLNFFGVNLDVITVLGMVILLGLSTKNSILYLEFVTERVRALPLRDALLEAAELRFRPIIMTTLTVLVISIPLVLGQGEGAEFRRGLGIVILGGVITSTLLTFYVVPSVFWLFERRRLQPDTVHAQVEGPSPLGAGD; encoded by the coding sequence GTGAGCACGCACGAACCCCCGGAATTCAACCTGCCGCAGGGCACCCTGCCGGACGGCACGCCGGAACCGAAGGTGCATCCGCTGGTGCGCTTCAGCGTGAAGAACTACGTGTTCTCGGTGGGGATCTTCGTGCTGCTGGTCCTGGCGGGGCTGGCTGCGACGTTCCGGCTGGGTGTGGAACTCCTGCCGAACTTCGAGGTGCCGGTCCTGGCGGTGTCCACGTCGTATCCCGGCGCGAACCCGGATCAGGTGGACCGCGAGGTCAGCCGCCGCATCGAGGACGCCGTGAGCACCCTGGCGGGCGTGGAGGACATCAACACCACCTCGGTCAGCAATCAGTCGGCGGTCGTGATCACCTTCAATGACGGCACGGACGTGGATTCCGCGGCGAACAGCGTGTCACAGGCCGTAGCCGCGATCCGCGGGACGCTGCCGGACGGCGTGAAGGCCCCGGTCGTGCAGAAGTTCGACCCGAACGCCACGCCGATCCTCACGCTGGCCCTGCTGGGCGGCAGCAACCCCCCGGCGCAGGTCACCACCTACGCCGAGGACGTGCTGGTGCCGCGGCTGGAACGCGTGGACGGCGTGGCGGACGTCAGCGTGACCGGCGGCCCGGCCCGGCAGGTGCAGGTGCTGCTCGACCCGGCGCGGCTGCAGTCGTTCAACCTGAGCCCCGCGCGGGTCACGCAGGCGATCAGCGCCAGCGCGCTGGACCTCCCGGCGGGCACCGTGTCGCAGGGCGGCACGCAGACGCAGTACGCGACGCGCAACACGCCCCGCAGCGCCGCCGACGTGGCCGCGATCACGGTGGACAGCGGCAGCGGCGTGCAGGTTGGGGACGTGGCGCGCGTCCGGGACGCCGCCGCGGACGCCAGCAGCCTGGCGCGCTTCAACGGGCAGCCCGCCGTGCTGCTCAGCGTGCGTAAGGGCAGCGGCACGAATTCGGTGGCGGTGGCGGACAGCGTGCGCGCGGCCATGCAGGCCCAGCCGCTCCCCGCCGGGTACACGCTGAAGATCGCCAGTGACACCACCCGCTCCACGCTGGGCAGCGTGAAGGACACCTTCAAGGAGTTCGTGCTGGCCGTCGGCGCGGTCGGCATCATCTGCCTGCTGTTCCTGGGCCGGCTGAACACCGTGCTGGCCGTGGTCCTGGCGATTCCCATCTCGATCAGCGCCGCGCCGCTGCTGTACGCCACGCTGGGCTTCACGTTCAACATCATCTCGCTGCTGGCGATCATCGTGGCCATCGGGATCGTCGTGGACGACTCGATCGTGGTGGCGGAGAACGTCCAGCGCTACCGGGACCTGGGGTACAGCCGCCTGCGCAGCGTGCTGCTGGGCGGCAGCGAGGTCTTCAGCGCCGTGACCGCCGCGAGCTTCTCGCTGCTGGCCGTGCTGATCCCCCTGAGCCTGATGCCCGGCATCCTGGGGCAGTTCTTCAGTCAGTTCGGGCTGGGTATCGCGGCGGCCATCGTGCTGTCGTGGCTGGAAAGTCTGCTGTTCCTGACGGTCCGCATGGCGTACACGAACGACCCGCAGCCGGTCGGGTGGGCGCAGGTGCCCGGCGTGCTGGGCCGCTTCCCGGCGCTGCTCCAGTCGAGCCTGCGGGGCGTGCGGTCCTTCTGGGGCTGGGCAGGGCTGATCGTGGCGGGCGCGGGCGTGTCCGTGGCGCTGAAGGTGGCGGGCCTGCCGGTCGCGCTGGCCGTGGGCATCGCGGCCGTCCTGGCGCCGCTGACGCTGGCCGCCGCGCGGTACCTACTGGGCGCGCTGCTGGCGCTGCTGGAGGCCGTGACGGGCACCCTGCACGGCGTCGTGAACGGCGGCGTGCAGCGCACCGCCCGCGCGTACGCCCGCAGCCTGAACGTGGCCCTGCGGCGCCCCTGGGTGGTGCTGCTGATCGCGGGGCTGTTCCTGCTGAGCGCGCCGCTGGCGCTGCGCGGCGTGGGCTTCGCGTTCACGCCCAAGTCCGACAGTGGCATTGTCGCCGTGGACCTCAGCCTGCCGGTCGGGACGGACCTGAACGCCACCAACCGCGTCACCGCGCAGCTGGAGGACGCCCTGCTGGCGCGCCCCGAGGTGAAGCTCGTGGAGACCAGCGTCGGCGCGGGGAACGGCGTGAGTGGCGCCAGCGCCAACGAGGCGAACCTGACCGTCACCCTGATCGACAAGGCCGAGCGGCCCGGCATTGACGCGCTGGTCGAGCAGTACACGCGTCTGCTCACGCCCATCGGCACGCGCGCGCCCGGCAGTGAACTGCGCGTCGGGACGCAGCAGACCGGCCCCGGCGGCAGCGCCGACATCTCCCTGGCCCTCACGGCGCCCAATCAGGCGCTGCTGGAACAGCGCAACCGCGAGGTGGTGCGCCTGCTCGCGCAGGACCCGAACCTCCGCACCGTCGAGAGCAGCCTGAGCGCCACCCGCCAGGAGCGCACCTTCACGCCCGACGCCACCCGCCTGACCGGCACCGGCCTGAGCGCCAGTGACGTCGCGCAGGCCCTGCGCACGTACAACGACGGCTCGGTCGCGGGCAGCGTCCGCGACGGGGACCGCAGCGTGGACATCGTCGTGCGGCTCGACCCGGCCCTGATCAGCAGCGAGCAGAGCCTGCTGGCCCAGACCGTGTACGCCCCGGCCCTGAGTACCAACCTGCCGCTGTCGCAGCTGGGCGCGTTCCAGCTGGCGCAGGCGCCCGCCACGCTGCTGCGCCTGAACAAGGCGTACACCGCCACGCTGAACATCAACGTCGTCCAGGGCGGCCCGAACCCGTTTGCGTACCAGAAAGAACTCGTCAGCCGCGTCCAGAAGGCCGGGCTCCTGACCGGCGGCGTGACGCTCGGGAACGCCAGCGCGTTCGGCAGCGCCGGCCTGACCGGGGACCTCGTGTTCTACGGCCCGATCCTGATGCTCCTGGCGATCATCCTGACGTACCTGGTGCTGGGCAGCCAGTTCAACTCGTTCCGGTACCCCATCTACCTGCAACTCCCGATTCCCATTGCGGTGGTCGGGGCGCTGTGGACGCTGAACTTCTTCGGCGTGAACCTCGACGTGATCACGGTGCTGGGCATGGTGATCCTGCTGGGCCTGAGCACCAAGAACTCGATCCTGTACCTGGAGTTCGTGACGGAACGCGTCCGGGCGCTGCCCCTGAGGGACGCGCTGCTGGAGGCGGCGGAACTGCGTTTCCG